A genomic region of Pseudomonas sp. RSB 5.4 contains the following coding sequences:
- a CDS encoding YqfO family protein has translation MYKLGFFVPDSHVEVVKDAVFAAGGGRIGDYDHCAWQVLGLGQFRPLDGSQPFIGQAGQVEQVEEWKVELVVCDALIRDVVAALKLSHPYETPAYEVWRLEDF, from the coding sequence GTGTACAAGCTCGGGTTTTTTGTTCCCGACAGCCATGTCGAGGTGGTCAAGGACGCTGTATTCGCTGCCGGTGGTGGGCGGATCGGGGACTATGACCACTGTGCTTGGCAGGTGCTCGGTCTGGGCCAGTTTCGTCCGTTGGATGGCAGTCAGCCGTTTATTGGGCAAGCGGGGCAGGTTGAGCAAGTTGAGGAATGGAAGGTTGAGCTTGTCGTTTGTGACGCGTTGATTCGTGATGTGGTGGCGGCTTTGAAGTTGAGTCACCCTTACGAGACGCCGGCTTATGAGGTGTGGCGGTTGGAGGATTTCTGA
- a CDS encoding DUF6124 family protein, with protein sequence MDKLIPDPPHEATTPPVDAIRVEDLAKDREAIKRAVDFYFTPQPAKPRQPSTMFLVHPNVDTETLLAHAYESLASASAMASNFANELSGLQRSTALAIQQIIMLAELAVNRALDRVDPQT encoded by the coding sequence ATGGACAAACTGATCCCCGACCCACCCCACGAAGCTACAACGCCACCCGTCGACGCCATCCGGGTCGAAGACCTGGCCAAAGACCGTGAAGCCATCAAGCGCGCTGTCGATTTCTACTTCACCCCGCAACCCGCCAAACCCCGACAACCCAGCACGATGTTCCTCGTCCACCCCAACGTCGATACCGAAACCCTGCTAGCCCACGCCTACGAATCGTTGGCCTCCGCCAGTGCCATGGCCAGCAACTTCGCCAACGAACTCAGTGGCCTGCAACGCAGCACCGCTCTGGCGATCCAGCAAATCATCATGCTCGCCGAACTGGCGGTAAACCGGGCGCTGGACCGAGTCGATCCACAGACCTGA
- the nagE gene encoding N-acetylglucosamine-specific PTS transporter subunit IIBC, which yields MYQLFIEGLQRLGRALMLPIAILPIAGLLLRLGDTDLLNIAIIHDAGQVIFANLAMIFAIGIAVGFAKDNNGTAGLAGVIGYLVMISTLKVLDPSINMGMLAGIVSGLMAGALYNRFKDIKLPEYLAFFGGRRFVPIVTGFAAVALGVVFGYIWPPIQHGINSFGTLMMESGSFGAFVFGVFNRLLIVTGLHHILNNMAWFVFGNFTDPTTGALVTGDLSRYFAGDPKGGQFMTGMFPMMIFGLPAACLAMYRNALPERRKVMGGIFLSMALTSFLTGVTEPIEFAFMFLAPLLYLLHALLTGLSMAITNALNIHLGFTFSGGFIDMVLGWGRSTNGWLVIPVGLAYAVVYYAVFDFCIRRFNLKTPGREDVAAADKAVLTENERAAAYIKALGGAENLLTVGACTTRLRLEMVDRNKASDADLKALGAMAVVRPGKGGSLQVVVGPLADSIADEIRLAMPTLGRALVAAPAVVVEESKAVLVTAPEAQQWLTALGGSENVLQLDCIALTRIRLQLADGKALSEAQLKELGCQGVSPLEGGVWHLLIGEKAASLSGAIEALVNRSEVSAKV from the coding sequence ATGTACCAACTCTTCATCGAAGGCCTGCAACGCCTCGGCCGTGCGCTGATGCTGCCGATCGCGATCCTGCCGATTGCCGGCCTGCTGCTGCGTCTGGGTGACACCGACCTGCTGAACATCGCGATCATTCACGATGCCGGGCAAGTGATCTTCGCCAACCTGGCCATGATCTTCGCCATCGGCATCGCGGTCGGGTTCGCCAAGGACAACAACGGCACCGCCGGCCTCGCCGGGGTGATCGGTTACCTGGTGATGATCTCCACCCTCAAAGTGCTCGACCCGAGCATCAACATGGGCATGCTCGCCGGGATCGTCAGCGGCCTGATGGCCGGCGCGCTGTACAACCGCTTCAAAGACATCAAGCTGCCGGAGTACCTGGCGTTCTTCGGTGGCCGACGTTTTGTACCGATCGTCACCGGTTTCGCCGCCGTTGCGCTGGGCGTGGTGTTCGGCTACATCTGGCCGCCGATCCAGCACGGCATCAACAGCTTCGGCACCTTGATGATGGAAAGCGGCAGCTTCGGCGCCTTCGTCTTCGGCGTGTTCAACCGCCTGCTGATCGTCACCGGCCTGCACCACATTCTCAACAACATGGCGTGGTTCGTGTTCGGCAACTTCACCGACCCGACTACCGGCGCACTGGTCACCGGCGACCTGTCACGCTACTTCGCTGGCGATCCAAAGGGCGGCCAGTTCATGACCGGCATGTTCCCGATGATGATCTTCGGCCTGCCCGCCGCGTGCCTGGCGATGTACCGCAATGCGCTGCCGGAGCGGCGCAAGGTGATGGGCGGGATTTTCCTGTCGATGGCCCTGACCTCGTTTTTGACCGGCGTGACCGAGCCAATCGAATTCGCCTTCATGTTTTTGGCACCGCTGCTGTATCTGCTGCATGCGCTGCTGACCGGGTTGTCGATGGCGATCACCAATGCGCTGAACATCCACCTCGGCTTCACCTTCTCCGGCGGCTTCATCGACATGGTGCTCGGTTGGGGGCGCTCGACCAATGGCTGGCTGGTGATTCCGGTCGGGCTGGCGTACGCCGTGGTGTATTACGCGGTGTTTGATTTCTGTATCCGCCGCTTCAATTTGAAGACACCGGGGCGTGAGGATGTTGCGGCGGCTGACAAGGCTGTTCTCACCGAGAACGAGCGCGCTGCGGCTTACATCAAGGCACTCGGTGGTGCGGAGAATCTGCTCACCGTCGGTGCCTGCACTACCCGGTTGCGTCTGGAAATGGTTGATCGCAACAAGGCTTCCGATGCTGATTTGAAGGCACTGGGTGCGATGGCCGTGGTACGCCCGGGCAAGGGCGGCAGCTTGCAGGTGGTGGTTGGGCCATTGGCCGACAGCATCGCCGACGAAATCCGCCTCGCCATGCCGACGCTGGGGCGTGCGTTGGTGGCTGCGCCTGCGGTGGTGGTCGAGGAATCGAAAGCCGTATTGGTCACAGCACCGGAAGCCCAGCAATGGCTGACTGCCTTGGGCGGTAGCGAGAATGTGCTGCAACTGGACTGCATCGCCCTGACCCGTATTCGCCTGCAACTGGCCGATGGTAAAGCGCTGTCCGAGGCGCAGTTGAAAGAGTTGGGTTGCCAGGGTGTCAGCCCGTTGGAAGGTGGGGTCTGGCATTTGTTGATTGGCGAGAAAGCGGCGAGTTTGAGTGGGGCGATTGAGGCGTTGGTTAATCGGAGTGAGGTCAGCGCCAAGGTTTGA
- the ptsP gene encoding phosphoenolpyruvate--protein phosphotransferase — translation MHNNNKELTLSAPLSGPVLTLAKVPDAVFASGAMGDGIAIDPLNDTLYSPCAGVIIHVARTGHALTVRADNGAEILLHLGLDTVELNGEGFSMLVKEGTRVSKGQPLLRYDLDKVGQQCKSLVSLLILTNSQDFQVRPITLKPVKVGDPLLHIVARNSSVAHAETLDGPEVHGHVLVAHRGGLHARPAALIRQTAQGFKSQSQLHFAGKSAPCNSLIGLMGLAVGEQDEVQVSCQGPDAEAALQALLNALATALPDDHHAAAPVSAAPRKRPAEAGVLHGVCAAPGLVGGPLFRLSAISLPVDPGHHDSTEQRQRLDTALNQVRSEIDGTLAEAKRHKNADEEAIFAAHLALLEDPALLDAAQHAIDQGTAATHAWSQSIDVQCEVLQHTGSALLAERANDLRDLKQRVLRALLGEAWHYDVPTGAIVAAHELTPSDLLQLSAQGVAGLCMAEGGATSHVAILARGKGLPCLVALGAALLDQPQGQSVVLDADGGRLELTPNAERLAEVQQAQIERQQRRDAQQAKAHLPAETRNGVAIEVVANVASSHEAADAFANGADGVGLLRTEFLFVDRQTAPDIEEQRAAYQAVLDAMGEHSVIIRTIDVGGDKQLDYLPLPAEANPVLGLRGIRLAQARPEILDQQLRALLQVSPLRRCRILLPMVTEVDELLHIRQRVDALCLQLGISQHPEIGVMIEVPAAALQAEQLAEHADFLSIGTNDLSQYTLAMDRDHAGLAARVDALHPALLRLIAMTCAGAAVHKRWVGVCGALASDPLATPVLIGLGVTELSVSPVQIGEIKDRVRQLHEAECQRLSLDLLKLNSAAAVRHACHQHWPLH, via the coding sequence ATGCACAACAACAATAAAGAGCTGACCCTCAGCGCCCCGCTCAGCGGCCCGGTGCTCACGCTCGCCAAAGTCCCGGACGCGGTGTTCGCCAGTGGCGCGATGGGCGACGGCATCGCCATCGATCCGCTGAACGACACCCTGTATTCGCCCTGCGCCGGGGTGATCATCCACGTCGCCCGCACCGGCCACGCACTGACCGTGCGTGCCGACAACGGCGCGGAAATCCTCCTGCACCTGGGCCTCGACACCGTTGAACTGAACGGCGAAGGCTTCTCGATGCTGGTCAAGGAAGGTACGCGGGTCAGCAAGGGCCAACCATTGTTGCGCTACGACCTGGACAAGGTCGGCCAGCAGTGCAAAAGCCTGGTCAGCCTGCTGATCCTGACCAACAGCCAGGACTTCCAGGTGCGCCCGATCACGCTCAAACCGGTAAAGGTCGGCGATCCGTTGCTGCACATCGTTGCGCGCAACAGTTCGGTGGCACATGCTGAAACGCTGGACGGACCCGAGGTTCACGGTCATGTGCTGGTGGCACATCGCGGCGGCTTGCATGCACGCCCGGCCGCACTGATTAGGCAGACCGCACAAGGCTTCAAGAGCCAGTCGCAGCTGCACTTCGCTGGTAAGTCGGCGCCGTGCAACAGCCTGATCGGGCTGATGGGACTGGCGGTTGGCGAGCAGGATGAAGTGCAAGTCAGCTGTCAGGGGCCGGACGCCGAAGCCGCGCTGCAAGCCTTGCTCAATGCATTGGCGACTGCCCTGCCCGACGACCATCACGCCGCTGCACCGGTCAGCGCCGCACCGCGCAAACGTCCGGCCGAAGCCGGTGTGCTGCACGGTGTGTGCGCGGCACCGGGACTGGTCGGCGGGCCGCTGTTTCGCTTGAGCGCGATCAGCCTGCCAGTCGATCCCGGGCATCATGATTCAACCGAACAACGACAACGCCTCGACACCGCCCTCAATCAAGTGCGCAGCGAAATCGACGGCACCCTGGCCGAGGCCAAGAGGCACAAGAATGCCGACGAAGAAGCGATCTTCGCCGCGCACCTGGCACTGCTCGAAGACCCGGCCCTGCTCGATGCTGCGCAGCATGCTATCGACCAAGGCACGGCGGCGACTCACGCCTGGAGCCAGTCGATCGACGTGCAGTGCGAAGTCCTGCAACACACCGGCAGCGCGCTGCTGGCCGAACGCGCCAACGACCTGCGCGATCTCAAGCAGCGCGTCCTGCGCGCCCTGCTCGGTGAAGCCTGGCATTACGACGTGCCGACCGGCGCCATCGTCGCTGCGCATGAACTGACGCCGTCGGATCTGCTGCAACTCAGCGCGCAGGGTGTCGCCGGGTTGTGCATGGCCGAGGGTGGCGCGACGTCGCATGTCGCGATTCTGGCGCGCGGCAAAGGCCTGCCATGCCTGGTGGCGTTGGGTGCCGCTCTGCTCGATCAGCCGCAAGGTCAGTCGGTGGTGCTGGATGCCGATGGCGGACGCCTCGAACTGACGCCGAACGCCGAACGCCTGGCCGAAGTTCAGCAAGCGCAAATCGAGCGTCAGCAACGCCGCGACGCGCAACAAGCCAAAGCCCATCTGCCCGCCGAAACCCGCAATGGCGTGGCGATCGAAGTGGTCGCCAACGTGGCCTCCAGCCATGAAGCGGCGGACGCCTTTGCCAACGGCGCCGATGGCGTCGGCCTGCTGCGCACCGAGTTTCTGTTCGTCGACCGGCAGACCGCGCCGGACATCGAAGAGCAGCGCGCCGCCTATCAAGCTGTGCTCGATGCCATGGGTGAGCACTCGGTGATCATCCGTACCATCGACGTCGGCGGCGACAAGCAACTCGACTATCTGCCGCTGCCCGCCGAAGCCAACCCGGTGCTCGGCCTGCGCGGCATTCGTCTGGCTCAGGCCCGTCCGGAAATCCTCGACCAACAACTGCGCGCATTGCTGCAAGTCAGCCCGCTGCGCCGTTGCCGGATCCTGTTGCCGATGGTCACCGAAGTCGACGAACTGCTGCACATCCGCCAGCGGGTCGATGCGCTGTGCCTGCAACTGGGTATCAGCCAGCACCCGGAAATCGGCGTGATGATCGAAGTCCCCGCCGCCGCATTGCAGGCCGAACAACTGGCCGAGCATGCCGACTTCCTGTCGATCGGCACCAACGATCTGTCGCAATACACCCTGGCGATGGACCGCGACCACGCAGGTTTGGCCGCTCGGGTCGATGCCCTGCACCCGGCGCTGCTGCGACTGATCGCCATGACCTGTGCAGGTGCGGCAGTGCACAAGCGCTGGGTCGGCGTCTGCGGTGCCCTCGCCTCCGACCCGCTGGCGACGCCGGTGTTGATCGGCCTCGGCGTGACCGAGTTGTCGGTGAGCCCGGTGCAGATCGGTGAAATCAAGGATCGCGTGCGCCAGTTGCACGAGGCCGAATGCCAACGCCTCAGCCTCGACCTGTTGAAACTGAACAGCGCTGCTGCGGTTCGTCACGCCTGCCACCAGCATTGGCCTCTGCACTAA
- a CDS encoding SIS domain-containing protein has protein sequence MTSKMLEEALSSFEAVQAQLQQLDPQMIEIAGRLRRQPPQVAMTVARGSSDHAASYFAYLTMQQLGVPVASLPMSVVTMQQAPLKVSGQVAFAFSQSGQSPDLVNSLRLLRKRGALSVSMVNAADSPLEAACEFSLPLLAGTESSVAATKSFIATLSASARLIAHWKEDNELLEAHNALPEGLRDAAQQDWSAAIDALRDCERLMVIGRGAGFAIAQEAALKFKETSAIQAEAFSSAEVRHGPMALIDEHYPLLVFAPRGAEQAGLISLAAEMRQRGARVLLAAPDDILERDLTLSRAEHPALDPILAIQSFYVMAANLAVARGMDPDQPRHLSKVTRTH, from the coding sequence TTGACTTCAAAAATGCTTGAAGAGGCGCTGTCCTCGTTCGAGGCCGTGCAAGCCCAACTGCAACAGCTCGACCCGCAAATGATCGAGATCGCCGGGCGCCTGCGCCGCCAGCCGCCGCAAGTGGCGATGACCGTCGCGCGCGGCAGCTCCGACCACGCGGCGAGCTACTTCGCTTACCTGACCATGCAGCAACTGGGTGTGCCGGTGGCGTCGTTGCCGATGTCGGTGGTGACCATGCAACAGGCGCCGCTGAAGGTCAGCGGTCAGGTGGCGTTCGCCTTTTCGCAATCGGGGCAAAGCCCGGATCTGGTCAACAGCCTGCGTCTGCTGCGCAAGCGTGGCGCTCTGAGCGTGTCGATGGTCAACGCTGCCGATTCGCCGTTGGAAGCCGCATGTGAATTCAGCCTGCCGCTGCTCGCCGGCACCGAAAGCAGCGTCGCCGCGACCAAGAGTTTTATCGCCACCCTGAGCGCCAGCGCCCGCCTGATCGCGCACTGGAAAGAAGACAACGAACTGCTGGAAGCGCACAACGCCCTGCCCGAAGGCCTGCGCGACGCGGCGCAGCAGGACTGGAGCGCGGCCATCGACGCGCTGCGCGATTGTGAGCGCCTGATGGTCATCGGCCGTGGTGCCGGTTTTGCCATCGCCCAAGAGGCCGCGCTGAAATTCAAGGAAACCTCGGCGATCCAGGCCGAAGCGTTCAGCAGCGCCGAAGTCCGTCACGGCCCGATGGCACTGATCGACGAGCATTACCCGCTGCTGGTGTTCGCCCCGCGCGGTGCCGAACAGGCCGGTCTGATCAGCCTTGCGGCAGAGATGCGTCAACGCGGCGCCCGTGTGCTGCTGGCGGCGCCGGACGACATCCTCGAACGCGACCTGACCCTGAGCCGCGCCGAACACCCGGCCCTTGATCCGATTCTGGCGATCCAGAGCTTCTACGTGATGGCCGCCAACCTGGCCGTGGCCCGAGGCATGGACCCGGATCAGCCGCGCCACCTGAGCAAAGTGACGCGTACGCACTAA
- the nagA gene encoding N-acetylglucosamine-6-phosphate deacetylase encodes MSEDNILTAHGWVRGRLIHEHGKVVSIEGVPCDPADNDLPYLLPGFIDLHVHGGGGKDIMEGASAFETITKTHVRFGTTSLLATTMTAPSAEISSVLKEVGEFCEQRPQGAARVLGVHLEGPYINPGKLGAQPNFAHTALMAEVEEYLALAPIRVITIAPEIAGHDGLIRELSSRGIRMQIGHTLGSYEEGVAALEAGATSFTHLYNAMSPLHHREPGIVGAALAHAKFAELIPDLLHVHPGAIRVALRSIPCLYCVTDSTAAAGMPDGEYKLGSHTVTKCLGGVRLPDGTLAGSTLTMDQALRNLVKIGLPISEASQRLSQFPADYLGITERGRLQPGAWADCVRLDRSLTLTAVMVEGEDIDFKNA; translated from the coding sequence ATGTCCGAAGACAACATCCTCACCGCTCACGGCTGGGTTCGCGGCCGGCTGATCCACGAACACGGCAAAGTCGTGTCGATCGAAGGCGTGCCCTGCGATCCGGCCGACAATGACCTGCCGTATCTGCTGCCGGGTTTCATCGACCTGCACGTCCACGGCGGTGGCGGCAAAGACATCATGGAAGGCGCCAGCGCCTTCGAGACCATCACCAAAACCCACGTGCGCTTCGGCACCACTTCGCTGCTGGCCACCACCATGACCGCGCCGAGCGCCGAGATCTCCAGCGTGCTGAAAGAGGTCGGCGAGTTCTGCGAACAGCGTCCGCAAGGCGCCGCCCGGGTACTCGGTGTGCATCTCGAAGGCCCGTACATCAATCCCGGCAAACTCGGCGCGCAACCGAACTTCGCCCACACCGCGTTGATGGCCGAAGTCGAGGAATACCTGGCGCTGGCGCCGATCCGGGTGATCACCATCGCCCCGGAAATCGCCGGCCACGACGGGTTGATCCGCGAACTCAGCAGCCGCGGCATCCGCATGCAGATCGGCCACACCCTCGGCAGTTACGAGGAAGGCGTCGCCGCTCTGGAGGCTGGCGCGACCAGTTTCACTCACTTGTACAACGCCATGAGCCCGCTGCATCACCGCGAACCGGGCATCGTCGGCGCCGCGTTGGCCCACGCCAAATTCGCCGAGCTGATCCCGGATCTGCTGCACGTGCACCCCGGCGCGATCCGCGTGGCCCTGCGATCGATCCCATGCCTGTATTGCGTCACCGATTCGACCGCGGCCGCCGGCATGCCCGACGGTGAATACAAGCTCGGCAGCCACACCGTGACCAAATGCCTGGGCGGCGTGCGCCTGCCCGATGGCACGTTGGCCGGCAGCACCCTGACCATGGATCAGGCCCTGCGCAACCTGGTGAAGATCGGTTTGCCGATCAGCGAGGCCTCGCAGCGTCTGTCGCAATTTCCCGCCGACTACCTCGGCATCACTGAACGCGGGCGCCTGCAACCGGGTGCCTGGGCCGACTGCGTGCGGCTGGATCGCTCACTCACACTGACCGCCGTCATGGTCGAAGGAGAAGACATTGACTTCAAAAATGCTTGA
- a CDS encoding GntR family transcriptional regulator, with product MTYMNDLQALRPDDSQPTPLYLQLARNLESAIHSGQWKAEQAMPSERNLSEQLGISRVTARKALEVLLDQGLIRRLQGSGTFITPRLEQPLSRLSGFSEMLRLKGFVPSSQWLEREITLPTHEELIRLSLSPNDKVARMKRLRKADDTVMAIEMSTLPASIMPKPQLVGDSLYEYLDGIGKPIVRALQHIQAINASDEFAALVGIAPGTAMLLMTRVGYLEDNTPIEVTDTYCRNDYYDFVAELRR from the coding sequence ATGACCTACATGAACGACCTCCAGGCCCTACGCCCAGATGACTCTCAGCCGACACCGCTGTACCTGCAGCTGGCGCGTAATCTGGAGTCGGCGATCCATTCCGGGCAGTGGAAGGCCGAGCAGGCGATGCCTTCCGAGCGCAATCTCAGCGAGCAACTGGGTATCTCCCGGGTCACCGCCCGCAAGGCGCTGGAAGTGCTGCTTGATCAAGGTCTGATCCGCCGCCTGCAAGGTTCCGGCACCTTCATCACGCCCCGTCTGGAACAACCACTGTCGCGCCTCTCGGGCTTCAGCGAAATGCTCCGCCTCAAGGGTTTCGTGCCCAGCTCGCAGTGGCTGGAGCGCGAAATCACCCTGCCGACTCACGAAGAACTGATCCGCCTGAGCCTGTCGCCGAACGACAAGGTGGCGCGCATGAAACGCCTGCGCAAGGCCGACGACACCGTGATGGCCATCGAGATGAGCACCCTGCCCGCCTCGATCATGCCCAAGCCGCAATTGGTCGGCGATTCGCTCTACGAATACCTCGACGGCATCGGCAAACCGATCGTCCGCGCCCTGCAGCACATCCAGGCGATCAACGCCTCGGACGAGTTTGCCGCGCTGGTCGGCATCGCCCCCGGTACCGCCATGCTGCTGATGACCCGGGTCGGCTATCTGGAAGACAACACGCCGATCGAAGTCACCGACACCTATTGCCGCAACGACTACTACGACTTTGTTGCAGAGCTGCGCCGCTAA
- a CDS encoding L,D-transpeptidase family protein, with translation MRWLLALLCLSFVTVSQASFVTTVTPSNSPRIDKILVFKSAHQLQLISDGKPLKTYRISLGKGAKKGPKLIEGDKRTPEGLYWIDWRKVSEKFNLAMHISYPNISDSARARREGVEPGGMIMIHGTPDTEDTPEDLFHTLDWTDGCIAMRNMDMREVWGLVPDGTMIEIRP, from the coding sequence ATGCGCTGGTTGCTTGCCCTGCTCTGCCTGTCGTTCGTCACCGTGTCCCAAGCGTCATTCGTGACCACCGTGACGCCATCGAATAGCCCCCGGATCGACAAAATACTGGTGTTCAAATCGGCGCATCAACTGCAATTGATCTCCGACGGCAAGCCACTCAAGACCTATCGCATTTCCCTGGGCAAAGGCGCGAAGAAAGGTCCGAAACTGATTGAGGGCGACAAACGCACCCCGGAAGGTCTGTACTGGATCGACTGGCGCAAGGTCAGCGAAAAATTCAACCTGGCGATGCACATTTCCTACCCGAACATCAGCGATTCGGCCCGCGCCCGCCGCGAAGGCGTCGAGCCTGGCGGGATGATCATGATCCACGGCACGCCCGACACCGAGGACACGCCCGAAGACCTGTTCCACACCCTGGACTGGACCGACGGCTGCATCGCCATGCGCAACATGGACATGCGTGAAGTCTGGGGCCTGGTGCCGGACGGCACGATGATCGAAATCCGCCCTTAG
- a CDS encoding NUDIX hydrolase, giving the protein MKFCSQCGNPVTQRIPEGDSRLRFVCDSCQTIHYQNPNIVAGCVATWGNQVLLCRRAIEPRLGYWTLPAGFMENGETIEQAAIRETAEEACARVRNLSIYTLIDVPHISQVHVFFRAELADLDFAAGPESLEVQLFDEADIPWDELAFRTVGRTLECFFADRRVEAYPVRSESIPPLVQPAIS; this is encoded by the coding sequence ATGAAATTTTGCAGCCAGTGCGGCAACCCGGTGACCCAGCGCATTCCCGAAGGCGATTCGCGGCTGCGATTTGTCTGTGACAGTTGTCAGACCATTCACTATCAAAACCCCAATATCGTCGCCGGTTGCGTTGCGACCTGGGGCAACCAAGTGTTGCTCTGCCGCCGCGCCATCGAGCCCCGTCTCGGCTACTGGACGCTACCCGCCGGTTTCATGGAAAACGGCGAGACCATCGAGCAGGCCGCGATCCGCGAAACCGCCGAGGAAGCCTGCGCCCGGGTGCGCAACCTGAGCATCTATACGCTGATCGATGTGCCACACATCAGCCAGGTGCACGTGTTCTTCCGTGCCGAACTGGCCGATCTGGACTTTGCCGCCGGCCCCGAGAGCCTCGAAGTGCAACTATTCGACGAAGCCGACATCCCGTGGGACGAGCTGGCTTTTCGCACGGTGGGGCGTACCTTAGAATGCTTCTTCGCTGATCGACGGGTCGAGGCGTATCCGGTTCGTTCGGAATCGATTCCACCGTTGGTCCAGCCTGCCATCAGCTGA
- a CDS encoding CoA pyrophosphatase, translating to MLDELLHRVSNHTPRTLETDKRFPEAAVLVPITRSDEPELVLTLRASGLSTHGGEVAFPGGRRDPEDPDLIFTALREAEEEIGLPPGLVEVIGPLSPLISLHGIKVTPYVGVIPDFVEYQANDAEIAAVFNVPLEFFRKDPREHTHRIDYQGRSWYVPSYRYGEFKIWGLTAIMIVELINLLYDEQISLHHPPKSFINT from the coding sequence ATGCTGGACGAGCTACTGCATAGGGTAAGCAACCACACACCGCGCACGCTGGAGACCGATAAACGTTTCCCCGAGGCCGCTGTTCTGGTGCCGATCACCCGCAGTGACGAGCCCGAGCTGGTACTGACCCTGCGCGCCAGCGGCCTTTCGACCCATGGCGGCGAAGTCGCCTTCCCCGGCGGGCGCCGTGACCCGGAAGACCCCGACCTGATTTTTACCGCCCTGCGCGAAGCCGAGGAAGAAATCGGCCTGCCACCGGGGCTGGTCGAGGTCATAGGCCCGCTCAGCCCGCTGATCTCCCTGCATGGCATCAAGGTCACGCCGTATGTCGGGGTGATCCCGGACTTTGTCGAATACCAGGCCAATGACGCCGAGATTGCCGCAGTATTCAACGTGCCGCTGGAGTTCTTCCGCAAAGACCCGCGCGAACACACGCATCGTATCGACTACCAGGGTCGCAGCTGGTACGTGCCGAGTTATCGCTACGGCGAGTTCAAGATCTGGGGGTTGACGGCTATCATGATCGTCGAGCTGATCAATCTGCTCTATGACGAACAGATCAGCCTGCATCACCCGCCCAAAAGTTTTATCAATACCTGA
- a CDS encoding gamma carbonic anhydrase family protein, with protein MKYRLGDARVDTHPQSWVAPNAVLVGKVKLEEGANVWFNAVLRGDNELILIGKNSNVQDGTVMHTDMGYPLTIGTGVTIGHNAMLHGCTVGDYSLIGINAVILNGAKIGKNCIIGANSLIGEGKEIPDGSLVMGSPGKVVRELTEPQKKMLEASAAHYVHNSQRYARDLVEQEE; from the coding sequence ATGAAATACCGCTTGGGCGACGCCCGCGTCGACACCCATCCACAGAGCTGGGTAGCGCCCAATGCCGTGCTGGTGGGCAAGGTCAAACTTGAAGAGGGCGCCAACGTCTGGTTCAACGCCGTGCTGCGCGGTGACAACGAACTGATCCTGATCGGCAAGAACAGCAATGTTCAGGATGGCACCGTGATGCACACCGATATGGGCTATCCGCTGACCATCGGCACCGGCGTGACCATCGGTCACAACGCCATGCTGCATGGCTGCACCGTCGGCGACTACAGCCTGATCGGCATCAACGCGGTGATCCTCAACGGCGCGAAAATCGGCAAGAACTGCATCATCGGCGCCAATTCGCTGATCGGCGAAGGCAAGGAAATTCCCGATGGCTCGCTGGTGATGGGTTCGCCGGGCAAGGTCGTGCGTGAACTCACCGAGCCGCAGAAGAAAATGCTCGAAGCCAGCGCCGCGCACTATGTGCACAACTCGCAGCGCTACGCGCGTGACCTGGTAGAGCAGGAAGAATGA
- a CDS encoding DUF1289 domain-containing protein: protein MNTPERPVASPCVNICALDEDDICTGCQRTVEEITRWGRMTNDERRVVLGLCHERAKASGLVWMIPGKSGV, encoded by the coding sequence ATGAACACGCCTGAAAGACCCGTTGCCTCGCCGTGCGTGAATATCTGCGCCCTGGATGAGGACGATATTTGCACCGGCTGCCAGCGCACGGTCGAGGAGATTACGCGCTGGGGCCGGATGACCAACGACGAGCGGCGGGTGGTGCTCGGGTTGTGCCATGAGCGGGCGAAGGCGAGCGGGTTGGTGTGGATGATCCCCGGGAAATCTGGCGTCTGA